In Quatrionicoccus australiensis, the following are encoded in one genomic region:
- a CDS encoding N-6 DNA methylase codes for MNAKRNLALSEGFTDETARRKRLGQYFTGMPLARLLAAISNADSARSIIDPMAGSGDMLVACREYGATTAEFAAVEIDPIAAETCAARAPWSQTVQGNAFDPKTLARLKASEWDLVITNPPYVRYQSLAKAAGNDFPLPSSRGIRSGLIEFVKTASSLDPEDRRLFSDLVNGYSGLADLAVPAWILCAALCAPGGKIAVVLPESWLSREYSAIVQYLLLRWFRIKYVVEDADAAWFSDAQVKTSLLVAERVPRRDGAFDRDVAETFLRVRLSSGAAGSESLVERLHKGSVGDPEWQFAELLRDLSLSKRSLHTAHIEAERVPVSRLADNALSRCTRQKWLAIAEPTLGPNTVSGHSLPHALEVWMAGTQATGMLTTLEDQGVKVGQGLRTGANGFFYVDVENRTARRGFAWVRSGAQFGGAVFEVPSDALVPALRKQAELPDGYQVDSDALRGAVLALQSYALPEDRGNSPYREMPPALACHIRTAAALDFDGKKIPELSAVSPNVRKGSPATETPPRFWYMLPDFANRHRPDLLIPRVNGSSPKTYLNGPGRPVVDANFSTLTCPQGSLANAWSLLALLNSSWCRSALEESASVMGGGALKIEAAHIRRLPIPELDVAGWNRLSVLGAALAGGEDVLRNIDELVVSSLLGRLAMKKEYAELEQIMENSRLRRERIGRKSAKHQ; via the coding sequence ATGAACGCCAAGAGAAACTTAGCACTCAGCGAAGGGTTCACTGACGAAACAGCGAGGCGCAAGCGCCTCGGCCAGTATTTTACCGGCATGCCGCTCGCCCGTTTGCTGGCGGCGATTTCGAATGCCGACTCCGCCCGATCGATCATCGACCCTATGGCAGGCAGCGGCGACATGCTCGTCGCTTGCCGGGAGTACGGCGCCACTACCGCGGAATTCGCCGCGGTGGAAATCGACCCAATCGCGGCGGAAACATGTGCCGCCCGCGCGCCTTGGTCCCAAACCGTTCAGGGCAACGCGTTCGATCCGAAAACCCTGGCCCGCCTGAAGGCCTCCGAATGGGACCTCGTCATTACGAATCCGCCGTACGTTCGCTACCAATCACTCGCCAAGGCGGCGGGGAATGACTTTCCCCTCCCCTCGTCCAGGGGGATACGGTCCGGGCTGATCGAATTCGTCAAGACCGCTTCGAGCCTAGATCCCGAAGACCGTCGCCTGTTTTCCGATCTGGTAAACGGATATTCCGGACTGGCAGACCTCGCCGTTCCGGCATGGATACTGTGCGCGGCCCTATGCGCACCGGGTGGCAAAATCGCAGTCGTCTTGCCCGAGTCCTGGTTGAGCCGGGAATATTCTGCGATCGTCCAATACCTGCTGCTCAGGTGGTTTCGCATAAAGTACGTCGTGGAAGACGCCGACGCGGCATGGTTTTCGGACGCGCAGGTAAAAACATCGCTGCTCGTCGCCGAACGCGTTCCTCGCAGGGACGGCGCGTTCGATCGGGACGTGGCGGAAACTTTCTTGAGAGTGCGTCTCTCGTCAGGGGCGGCGGGATCCGAAAGCCTCGTCGAGCGATTACATAAGGGTTCCGTTGGCGACCCCGAATGGCAATTCGCCGAATTGCTTCGCGATTTGTCACTTTCGAAAAGGAGCCTCCATACCGCCCACATCGAAGCCGAGCGCGTGCCCGTCTCGCGATTGGCGGACAACGCCCTATCCCGATGCACCAGACAGAAATGGCTTGCGATAGCGGAACCCACTCTCGGCCCGAATACCGTTTCCGGCCATAGTCTGCCCCACGCGCTTGAGGTTTGGATGGCCGGAACCCAGGCGACGGGAATGCTGACGACGCTCGAGGACCAGGGAGTCAAAGTCGGCCAAGGTCTCCGAACGGGAGCGAACGGATTTTTCTACGTCGATGTGGAAAACCGAACCGCACGGCGCGGATTCGCCTGGGTCCGCTCTGGCGCCCAGTTCGGCGGGGCGGTTTTCGAAGTCCCATCTGACGCGCTGGTTCCGGCTTTGAGGAAACAGGCCGAATTGCCCGATGGCTACCAGGTGGATTCCGATGCCCTCCGCGGCGCGGTGTTGGCGTTGCAATCGTACGCGCTCCCGGAAGATCGCGGAAATTCTCCGTACCGGGAAATGCCCCCGGCATTGGCCTGCCACATCCGAACGGCCGCCGCCTTGGATTTCGACGGTAAAAAAATTCCCGAGCTATCCGCAGTTTCTCCGAACGTCAGGAAAGGTTCCCCGGCGACGGAAACGCCGCCCCGTTTCTGGTACATGCTGCCCGACTTCGCAAACCGGCACAGGCCGGATCTGCTTATTCCGCGAGTGAACGGCAGTTCGCCGAAAACGTACCTGAACGGTCCCGGCCGGCCGGTCGTAGACGCGAACTTCTCCACTCTAACCTGTCCGCAAGGCTCTCTGGCCAACGCCTGGTCCCTGTTGGCGCTGCTCAATTCGTCCTGGTGTCGGTCCGCCCTGGAGGAGTCCGCCTCGGTGATGGGCGGAGGAGCGTTGAAAATAGAGGCGGCCCATATTCGCCGCCTTCCAATTCCCGAATTGGACGTCGCGGGTTGGAATCGGCTTTCCGTTCTAGGGGCGGCCTTGGCCGGCGGGGAAGACGTCCTCCGGAACATAGACGAGCTCGTCGTCTCATCCCTTCTCGGCCGGCTGGCCATGAAAAAGGAATATGCCGAACTGGAGCAAATCATGGAGAATTCACGCCTACGGCGCGAACGGATCGGCCGGAAGAGCGCGAAACATCAATAA
- a CDS encoding DUF4113 domain-containing protein gives MAVMDAINCRWGRGTMRVAAEGVNKAWRMKRGNLSPRYTTEWSELPPVRAG, from the coding sequence ATGGCCGTGATGGACGCGATCAACTGCCGGTGGGGCCGGGGAACCATGCGCGTGGCGGCCGAAGGCGTCAACAAGGCCTGGCGGATGAAAAGGGGCAATCTGTCACCCCGGTACACCACGGAATGGTCGGAGCTGCCTCCGGTGAGAGCGGGATGA
- the gmtX gene encoding gamma-mobile-trio protein GmtX: MEYSRHSQGARDLSIANMARVAESHGLFKARTIYNKQSEDYAALIKAWEAYNGPKPSKAVKAQLAPADKHAFLKKIEDPAVRSLCQMAIIERDKIRAELNMLKSVTVVPIDMRPLGAEIAKGSTNVAIIEPAAQLTDSERNALAAAIDPKSLAQQKLRIGDTGEIVDERGRFVFNPGFATAIAKILGRSDRTPMLEVKGKRV; this comes from the coding sequence TTGGAATACAGCCGGCACAGCCAGGGCGCCCGCGACCTGAGCATAGCCAACATGGCCCGCGTTGCTGAGAGCCATGGACTCTTCAAGGCGCGCACGATCTACAACAAGCAGTCGGAAGACTACGCAGCACTGATCAAGGCGTGGGAAGCCTACAACGGTCCCAAGCCGTCGAAAGCGGTCAAGGCCCAGCTTGCACCAGCTGACAAGCATGCCTTCCTCAAGAAGATTGAAGACCCGGCCGTCCGTAGCCTTTGTCAGATGGCGATCATTGAGCGCGACAAGATTCGCGCCGAACTCAACATGCTCAAGAGCGTGACAGTCGTTCCCATCGACATGAGGCCGTTGGGGGCTGAGATTGCTAAGGGATCAACGAATGTAGCGATAATCGAACCGGCAGCGCAACTCACCGATTCCGAACGCAATGCTCTCGCTGCCGCCATCGATCCCAAGTCCCTGGCTCAGCAAAAGCTGCGTATCGGCGATACCGGGGAGATCGTAGATGAACGCGGGCGCTTCGTCTTCAATCCGGGCTTCGCCACCGCCATCGCCAAAATCCTCGGCAGGAGTGACAGAACGCCAATGCTGGAAGTGAAGGGAAAGCGGGTATGA
- a CDS encoding VPA1267 family protein, which yields MSQSNQSGQQLARDNLAKFQSWIAEREVTNDWHDYLRGDKLNRSEIAAECDFSLSVMRQNPAVKEALEALESRLTTLGLTQPLRTAPDASNEAAAASEKVIDKRIMAAKGRAEARVKALEEQNASLKAEVASLRERLRRFEHLDAHLSRTGRLLPA from the coding sequence ATGAGCCAATCCAACCAATCCGGCCAGCAACTCGCACGTGACAACCTCGCCAAGTTCCAATCGTGGATCGCTGAGCGCGAGGTCACCAACGACTGGCACGACTACCTGCGAGGCGACAAGCTCAACCGCAGCGAGATTGCCGCCGAATGCGACTTCTCCCTGTCGGTCATGCGTCAGAACCCGGCCGTCAAGGAGGCTCTGGAGGCCCTGGAGAGTCGATTGACAACCCTTGGCCTCACCCAACCCCTAAGAACCGCTCCTGACGCTTCCAATGAGGCCGCAGCCGCCTCCGAGAAAGTCATCGACAAGCGGATCATGGCCGCCAAGGGTCGCGCGGAAGCGCGGGTCAAGGCGCTGGAAGAACAGAACGCCAGCCTCAAGGCCGAAGTCGCCAGCTTGCGTGAGCGGTTGCGCCGCTTCGAGCATCTGGATGCTCACCTTTCTCGTACCGGAAGGCTGCTGCCCGCATGA
- a CDS encoding AAA family ATPase has protein sequence MNARLTPPMVNVSLRITSIRSRGKAGGAVFAGVTDGAEHYAVVSDYRLLPDASLIEKGQVWLIEGPVTMRSATVGSTAILRHEQVINATAAEMLRPTGRNMIDWIANCPDCAGIGQVKARRLYDRFGPDLADLIEDRDLEALTQIISAEAAELLCNAFDKFKVANALLWLDRAGMSRKMGQSVVSYWKGEAQEKIEANPYALISFEADWKKVDTFVRTRLGIAEDDPRRLAGAVEDVLYGSMRHGHTCLPESEARTRLSRLLDSAELAERALNPLPQNDPQSEDVSGIPFHRIDGLLQAHGAWLIESYVARRLHEMVAGEDESGQSGLFAQIAPHPRGIEQVIDDYEATHGITLSEEQRLAVRTSAANHLSLILGGAGTGKTTVLKALYEALGDQRENMPIYQLALAGRAAQRMAEATQREAMTIAGFLAGIEPGSIEIGSAVVVDEVSMVDVILMYRLLRHIPSGVRLILVGDPSQLPPIGPGLVLHALAELPSIPQTELKVVKRQSSASGIPQVAAAIRAHQVPAWVEYQGKGSGVSFVPCDDARLEDTVQAIYEDLGGNGTDYAVQILSITNANLGGVKNLNVALHNRYQADGEVVMALDAEYGNVAANTLDRIPLCVGDLVIFTENNYKLGLRNGSLGRIVGALPVSEPDDPCCRCMFEGGEYLLDSTQVQTLSHSYSITVHKSQGSQFTRVIVPIRKSRLLDQTLIYTAVTRGVDQVVLVGDLDATNASIKAPATAARRNVMLPRLLTKGLK, from the coding sequence ATGAACGCCCGGCTCACCCCGCCGATGGTGAATGTCAGCCTGCGCATCACGTCGATCCGCAGTCGCGGCAAGGCCGGTGGTGCCGTGTTCGCCGGCGTGACCGATGGCGCAGAGCACTACGCCGTCGTCTCCGACTACCGCCTCCTTCCGGATGCTAGCCTGATAGAGAAGGGTCAGGTTTGGCTCATCGAGGGGCCGGTGACGATGCGCAGCGCGACCGTCGGCAGTACCGCCATCCTCCGGCATGAGCAGGTCATCAACGCCACCGCCGCCGAGATGCTGCGACCCACCGGGCGCAACATGATCGATTGGATCGCCAACTGCCCCGACTGTGCCGGGATCGGGCAGGTCAAGGCCAGACGGCTGTATGACCGCTTCGGTCCCGATCTGGCTGACCTCATTGAAGACCGCGACCTGGAGGCCCTGACCCAGATCATCAGCGCGGAAGCCGCTGAGCTGCTATGCAACGCCTTCGACAAGTTCAAGGTTGCCAATGCCCTGCTCTGGCTGGATCGCGCGGGCATGAGCCGCAAGATGGGCCAGAGCGTCGTCAGCTACTGGAAGGGCGAGGCGCAGGAGAAGATCGAGGCCAACCCCTATGCCCTGATCTCCTTCGAGGCCGACTGGAAGAAAGTCGATACCTTTGTCCGCACCCGCCTCGGCATCGCCGAAGACGATCCCCGCCGCCTCGCCGGAGCGGTCGAGGACGTGCTGTACGGCAGCATGAGGCACGGCCACACCTGCCTCCCCGAGAGCGAGGCCCGCACACGCCTGTCCCGGCTTCTGGACAGCGCTGAGCTGGCCGAGCGGGCGCTGAATCCTTTGCCACAAAATGATCCCCAATCGGAGGATGTATCTGGCATTCCATTTCACCGCATTGACGGCCTCCTGCAAGCCCATGGCGCATGGTTGATCGAAAGCTACGTTGCCCGTCGCCTGCACGAAATGGTCGCGGGCGAGGATGAATCAGGACAGTCCGGCCTCTTCGCGCAGATCGCCCCCCACCCCAGGGGCATTGAACAAGTCATTGACGACTATGAGGCCACGCACGGAATCACCCTGTCCGAGGAACAGCGCCTCGCTGTGCGTACCTCGGCCGCCAATCATCTGAGCCTGATCTTGGGTGGAGCCGGCACCGGCAAGACCACCGTGCTCAAGGCGCTGTATGAAGCACTGGGGGATCAGCGTGAGAATATGCCGATCTATCAGCTTGCCTTGGCCGGCCGTGCCGCCCAGCGCATGGCGGAGGCCACCCAACGCGAGGCCATGACCATCGCCGGCTTTCTTGCCGGGATCGAGCCGGGTTCCATCGAAATCGGTAGCGCAGTCGTCGTCGATGAAGTCTCGATGGTCGATGTGATCCTGATGTATCGGTTGTTGCGCCATATCCCCTCGGGTGTGCGCCTGATTCTCGTCGGCGACCCCAGCCAGCTTCCGCCCATCGGCCCCGGACTCGTCCTGCATGCCTTGGCGGAGCTGCCGAGCATCCCGCAAACCGAACTGAAGGTGGTCAAGCGCCAGAGCAGCGCCAGTGGCATCCCGCAAGTTGCCGCCGCGATCCGCGCCCATCAGGTGCCGGCCTGGGTGGAGTACCAGGGCAAGGGATCAGGGGTGTCCTTCGTGCCCTGCGATGACGCGCGACTTGAGGATACGGTACAGGCCATTTACGAAGACTTGGGCGGCAATGGCACTGACTACGCCGTGCAAATCCTCTCCATCACCAACGCCAACCTGGGCGGGGTGAAGAACCTCAATGTCGCCCTGCACAATCGCTATCAGGCCGATGGCGAGGTGGTCATGGCGCTGGACGCCGAGTACGGCAACGTCGCCGCCAATACGCTCGACCGCATACCTCTGTGCGTGGGCGATTTAGTCATCTTCACCGAAAACAACTACAAGCTTGGCCTGCGCAATGGCAGTCTCGGGCGCATTGTCGGAGCGTTGCCGGTCAGCGAACCGGATGACCCCTGCTGCCGCTGCATGTTTGAAGGCGGTGAGTACCTGCTTGACTCCACCCAGGTCCAGACTCTCAGCCACAGCTACAGCATCACGGTGCACAAGAGTCAGGGGAGCCAGTTCACGCGGGTGATCGTGCCGATCCGCAAGTCTCGCTTGCTTGACCAAACCCTGATCTACACAGCAGTCACCCGGGGCGTCGATCAGGTGGTGCTGGTGGGAGATCTGGATGCTACGAACGCCTCCATCAAAGCCCCAGCCACCGCCGCTCGTCGGAATGTGATGTTGCCGAGATTGCTGACCAAGGGACTGAAATGA
- a CDS encoding SEC-C metal-binding domain-containing protein, translating into MTSDNTTKCPCGSGKKFRKCHRATIEQMLKYH; encoded by the coding sequence ATGACAAGCGACAACACAACAAAATGCCCATGCGGCAGCGGAAAGAAGTTTCGAAAATGCCATCGCGCAACCATTGAACAGATGCTTAAGTATCACTAG
- a CDS encoding LuxR C-terminal-related transcriptional regulator, with translation MKSKLTQAQKDEIQRRAADGEIRTVIAKTMGIAVHLVYDRAPKVPPRVTREQKMEIVRRVESGETKNALAKEFGLSKVTVQDYTKHVIRKLPEVPQEVRKEIIRRAIEGESAKTIARELGYSVGTVDYHIKNVASDYQLSDEQTAAIWHARQTGKKYGQIAEQLKLPRRVIYAALGIYRKKSTDDALRAQAIRAMEIVATRKRSCARSMSCAHWNTAGTARAPAT, from the coding sequence TTGAAAAGCAAGCTAACGCAGGCGCAAAAGGACGAAATTCAGAGACGAGCGGCGGATGGTGAGATACGTACTGTTATCGCAAAAACGATGGGTATTGCCGTCCACCTTGTCTATGACCGCGCGCCGAAAGTGCCGCCACGTGTTACGCGTGAGCAGAAAATGGAGATCGTAAGACGCGTCGAAAGTGGCGAGACAAAGAACGCTCTCGCGAAGGAGTTCGGCCTATCCAAAGTAACCGTTCAGGATTACACCAAGCACGTCATTCGAAAACTGCCCGAAGTGCCACAAGAGGTCAGAAAGGAAATCATACGCCGCGCAATTGAGGGTGAATCAGCAAAAACGATCGCTCGCGAATTAGGCTACAGCGTCGGAACAGTTGACTATCACATCAAAAATGTCGCCAGCGACTACCAACTTTCTGATGAGCAAACGGCAGCAATATGGCATGCGCGCCAGACTGGTAAGAAATACGGGCAGATTGCCGAGCAACTGAAACTTCCACGACGGGTTATCTATGCGGCATTAGGGATATACAGAAAGAAGAGCACTGATGACGCCCTTCGCGCTCAGGCGATACGCGCTATGGAAATCGTCGCGACAAGGAAGAGAAGCTGCGCAAGATCCATGAGCTGTGCTCATTGGAATACAGCCGGCACAGCCAGGGCGCCCGCGACCTGA